One window from the genome of Salvia miltiorrhiza cultivar Shanhuang (shh) chromosome 7, IMPLAD_Smil_shh, whole genome shotgun sequence encodes:
- the LOC130994439 gene encoding uncharacterized protein LOC130994439 — protein MADDVLYAAAAGDSNKRKYEESPSPVARRATGFSSTPDAAPPPSFNNVPPPMNEIELAKQKAQEIAARLLNNSDPTKRARVENVGNGGRGFDSSDYSSQKSSGYGLSGPPQAASSGYPGPSKRIEIPNGRVGVIIGKGGETIKYLQLQSGAKIQVTRDVDADPNSATRGVDLMGTPDQIAKAEQLIQDVLSEAETGGSGSTSRRVGGQSSGAEQFVMKIPNNKVGLVIGKGGETIKSMQARTGARIQVIPLHLPPGDTSQERTVQIDGTSEQIEAAKLIVDEVISENRNRNSSMSGGYAQQGYQARPPSNWGQPGAPMQQPGYSYPQAGGYPGQPPQYNMNQPPYSGYPQQSTSSGYPTGWDQSTASQTQQAPQGAGYDYYNQQQPQQQPAQGGPAAPTDASGYGYGAYGQAAAYSQGQGYGQYGYGSYPTGAAAAGYSQPQQNPAAGYENQQQGYNSKSSNASNPTADGHTASYGAQEEANQAPASGQSYNAGGQPAANPNYPPQASNQPGYGGGYGAQTTPPNYAPPQAQKPPGSQAAYAQPQQSPSSQGAGYAQAGYPQSQPPAHAGYAQTAAYPTSQPGYGAPPYAAATATQPGYGQQQAAAYNSSYGGAAGYSQPPAYPSADGSAIVM, from the exons ATGGCGGACGATGTGCTctacgccgccgccgccggcgatTCCAACAAGCGCAAGTACGAGGAATCACCGTCGCCGGTCGCGCGCAGGGCGACGGGATTCTCGTCGACGCCGGAcgcggcgccgccgccttcgtTCAACAACGTTCCTCCCCCGATGAACGAGATCGAGCTGGCGAAGCAGAAGGCGCAGGAGATCGCCGCGAGGCTCCTGAACAACTCCGATCCGACGAAGAGAGCCAGAGTTGAGAATGTGGGGAACGGTGGTAGAGGATTCGATTCGAGCGATTATA GTAGTCAGAAGTCTTCAGGTTATGGTCTTAGTGGTCCACCACAAGCTGCGTCCTCAGGTTATCCTGGTCCAAGCAAAAGGATTGAGATACCAAATGGGAGGGTGGGTGTGATAATCGGCAAAGGTGGGGAGACTATCAAATACCTTCAGCTTCAGTCGGGAGCTAAGATTCAGGTCACTAGGGACGTGGATGCAGACCCTAATTCTGCTACAAGAGGGGTTGATCTCATGGGTACTCCTGATCAGATAGCCAAAGCCGAGCAGCTTATCCAAGATGTTCTTTCTGAG GCTGAGACTGGTGGCTCTGGCTCAACTTCTCGGCGCGTAGGTGGTCAATCATCTGGAGCTGAGCAGTTTGTAATGAAGATTCCCAACAACAAG GTGGGTCTTGTCATTGGTAAAGGAGGTGAAACCATTAAAAGCATGCAAGCAAGGACTGGGGCTCGTATTCAG GTTATACCTCTCCATTTGCCACCTGGCGATACGTCACAGGAGAGGACTGTACAAATTGATGGAACTAGTGAGCAGATTGAGGCTGCTAAACTAATAGTTGATGAAGTCATCAGTGAG AATCGTAATAGAAATTCATCAATGTCCGGAGGATATGCTCAGCAAGGATATCAAGCTCGACCTCCTTCTAACTGGGGGCAGCCCGGCGCACCTATGCAGCAACCTGGTTATAGCTACCCACAAGCTGGTGGATACCCTGGTCAACCACCGCAATACAACATGAATCAGCCTCCTTACTCTGGTTATCCTCAGCAATCCACCTCTAGTGGATACCCGACTGGCTGGGACCAGTCGACTGCTTCCCAAACTCAGCAAGCCCCTCAAGGAGCGGGCTATGATTACTACAACCAGCAGCAGCCACAGCAACAACCTGCCCAAGGGGGTCCAGCTGCTCCCACTGATGCTTCTGGATACGGTTACGGGGCATATGGCCAGGCTGCAGCCTACAGTCAAGGACAGGGTTACGGCCAATATGGCTATGGTAGTTATCCAACAGGTGCAGCTGCAGCCGGTTACAGCCAGCCGCAGCAGAAccctgctgcaggatacgagaaCCAGCAGCAAGGATACAATTCTAAAAGTAGCAATGCCTCTAACCCGACAGCCGATGGGCACACTGCATCGTACGGAGCACAGGAGGAAGCCAATCAAGCGCCTGCATCTGGACAGTCGTACAATGCCGGAGGTCAACCCGCCGCTAATCCCAACTACCCACCTCAAGCTTCCAACCAGCCGGGTTACGGAGGTGGTTACGGTGCCCAGACAACGCCCCCCAACTATGCACCTCCTCAGGCACAAAAACCACCGGGCAGCCAGGCTGCCTATGCACAGCCGCAGCAGTCACCTAGCTCTCAAGGTGCTGGTTACGCGCAGGCCGGGTATCCTCAATCGCAGCCTCCAGCACATGCCGGCTATGCTCAGACTGCAGCTTACCCGACATCCCAGCCGGGGTATGGAGCTCCACCATACGCAGCAGCAACAGCTACCCAACCTGGCTACGGGCAACAGCAGGCCGCAGCGTACAACAGTTCTTACGGTGGCGCCGCTGGATATTCCCAACCTCCAGCTTACCCTTCCGCTGACGGCTCAGCCATAGTGAT GTGA
- the LOC130994865 gene encoding vacuolar-processing enzyme-like, producing the protein MMIRYAAVALFILTLSILAVCDELADGGDFIKLPSEARRFFDGDDVDSVGTRWAILLAGSNGYWNYRHQADVCHAYQVLKRGGLKDENIVVFMYDDIAYNKENPRRGVIINSPHGEDVYSGVPKDYVGEDVTVDNFFAVILGNKTAVKGGSGKVVDSSPDDHIFIYYSDHGGPGVLGMPTSPYLYANDLINVLKKKHASGTYSSLVFYLEACESGSIFEGLLPEGLNIYATTAANAEESSWGTYCPGDSPGPPPEYETCLGDLYSVAWMEDSDAHNLRTETLRQQYQLVKMRTAAENSHYGSHVMQYGDLKQSLDTLYLYMGTNPANDNFTFLSDNSLWPFSKAVNQRDADLLHFWDKFSKAPEGSTRKFESQQQLAEAMAHRTHVDNSIKLIGKLLFGIEKGPKVLNTVRPAGEPLVDDWNCLKLLVREFETRCGSLSQYGMKHMRSIANICNAGVNVEQMAEASSQACTNFPSNPWSSLKGGFSA; encoded by the exons ATGATGATCCGCTACGCCGCCGTTGCACTCTTCATCCTAACACTCTCGATCCTCGCCGTCTGTGATGAACTCGCCGACGGCGGCGATTTCATCAAACTTCCTTCCGAAGCTCGCCGCTTCTTCGACGGCGACGATGTCGATTCCGTAGGCACTCGATGGGCTATCCTGCTGGCTGGCTCCAACGGTTACTGGAATTATCGCCACCAG GCTGATGTATGCCATGCGTATCAAGTCTTGAAACGAGGTGGACTCAAAGATGAAAACATTGTTGTTTTTATGTATGATGACATTGCCTACAATAAAGAGAATCCAAGGCGTGGAGTTATTATCAACAGTCCTCATGGTGAGGATGTCTACAGTGGAGTTCCCAAG GATTATGTTGGAGAGGATGTTACTGTCGACAACTTTTTTGCTGTTATTCTTGGGAACAAAACTGCAGTTAAAGGAGGTAGTGGTAAAGTTGTGGACAGCAGTCCGGATgatcatatattcatatattaCTCCGATCATGGTGGTCCTGGGGTGCTTG GTATGCCTACCAGTCCTTACCTTTATGCGAATGATCTGATCAATGTTTTAAAGAAGAAGCATGCTTCTGGGACATATAGCAGCTTG GTATTTTACCTTGAAGCATGTGAGTCTGGAAGTATATTTGAAGGTCTTCTTCCTGAAGGCTTGAATATATACGCAACCACTGCAGCAAATGCAGAAGAGAGTAGCTGGGGAACGTACTGTCCGGGAGACTCTCCGGGTCCTCCCCCTGAATATGAAACTTGCTTAGGTGATCTGTATAGTGTTGCCTGGATGGAGGACAG TGACGCGCACAATCTACGCACAGAAACTTTGAGGCAACAATATCAGCTG GTGAAGATGAGaactgctgctgaaaattctcATTATGGCTCCCATGTCATGCAATATGGTGATCTGAAGCAAAGTTTGGATACTCTTTATTTGTACATGGGTACAAATCCTGCAAATGATAACTTCACTTTCTTGAGTGATAACTCTCTGTGGCCATTTTCCAAAGCTGTTAACCAGCGGGATGCTGATCTTCTACATTTTTGGGACAAG TTCAGTAAGGCTCCTGAAGGCTCGACGAGGAAATTTGAATCCCAACAGCAGCTTGCTGAAGCTATGGCTCACCGAACACACGTAGACAACAGTATTAAACTTATTGGGAAACTTCTTTTCGGAATTGAGAAGGGCCCCAAAGTGCTTAACACCGTTCGACCTGCTGGAGAACCTCTTGTTGATGACTGGAATTGCCTTAAATTGCTG GTTCGAGAATTTGAGACTCGATGTGGATCTCTATCCCAATACGGAATGAAACACATGCGTTCCATCGCCAATATCTGCAATGCAGGCGTGAACGTAGAGCAGATGGCCGAAGCATCCTCCCAAGCCTGCACCAATTTCCCTTCTAACCCTTGGAGCTCTCTGAAAGGGGGCTTCAGCGCTTGA